Proteins encoded by one window of bacterium:
- the sucC gene encoding succinate--CoA ligase subunit beta (catalyzes the interconversion of succinyl-CoA and succinate), with translation MKIHEYQAKEILRRYGVATPRGKMTEDPAEAGKLCAEFDGKCVVKAQIHAGGRGKGGGVKLAASPAEAEEMAGQILGMQLVTKQTGPEGQKVRRLLIEEAVDIAQELYLSVLLDRESGCPLVMASAAGGMDIEEVAEKTPEAIVRQLIDPHLGIQPFQARRVARRLGLAGGTAKQAAKLVSALVKAYLASDASLVEINPLLVTGAGDVMALDAKMSFDDSALFRHPDFKELRDRAEEDPLEVEASKHGLNYIKLDGE, from the coding sequence TTGAAGATTCACGAGTATCAGGCCAAGGAGATCCTGCGTCGGTACGGCGTGGCGACGCCCCGAGGCAAGATGACCGAGGACCCGGCCGAGGCCGGCAAGCTCTGTGCGGAGTTCGATGGCAAGTGCGTAGTCAAGGCTCAGATCCACGCCGGCGGTCGCGGCAAAGGCGGAGGCGTCAAGCTGGCCGCCTCACCGGCGGAAGCAGAAGAGATGGCGGGCCAGATTCTGGGCATGCAACTGGTCACCAAACAGACCGGTCCCGAGGGGCAGAAGGTCCGGCGCCTGCTGATTGAAGAGGCCGTGGACATCGCTCAGGAGCTCTACTTGAGTGTTCTCTTGGACCGCGAGAGCGGCTGTCCTCTGGTGATGGCCTCGGCCGCGGGAGGCATGGACATCGAGGAGGTCGCCGAGAAAACGCCGGAGGCGATCGTGCGCCAGCTCATCGACCCGCACCTCGGCATCCAGCCGTTTCAGGCGCGCCGGGTGGCGCGGCGCCTGGGTCTCGCCGGTGGCACCGCCAAGCAGGCTGCCAAGCTGGTCAGCGCGCTCGTCAAGGCCTACCTGGCGAGCGATGCTTCGCTGGTCGAGATCAACCCACTCCTGGTGACCGGCGCCGGCGACGTGATGGCGCTGGACGCCAAGATGTCGTTCGACGACAGCGCGCTCTTCCGTCATCCTGATTTCAAAGAATTGCGCGACCGGGCCGAGGAGGATCCTCTCGAGGTCGAGGCGTCGAAGCACGGTTTGAACTACATCAAGCTCGACGGCGAG